Proteins from a genomic interval of Chroococcidiopsis thermalis PCC 7203:
- the remA gene encoding extracellular matrix/biofilm regulator RemA, producing MDIQLINIGFGNIVSANRVVAIVSPESAPIKRIITDARDRGQLIDATYGRRTRAVIVTDSSHVILSAIQPETVANRFVIGRDHHGDN from the coding sequence ATGGACATTCAGTTAATCAACATCGGTTTTGGCAACATTGTATCTGCTAACCGAGTCGTTGCCATTGTCAGTCCAGAATCCGCACCTATCAAGCGTATCATTACTGACGCACGGGATCGAGGACAGCTAATCGATGCGACCTACGGTCGGCGGACGCGGGCTGTGATCGTAACTGATTCCAGCCATGTGATTCTCTCAGCAATCCAACCGGAAACAGTGGCGAATCGATTTGTGATCGGTCGCGACCATCATGGAGACAATTGA
- the gmk gene encoding guanylate kinase, with protein MTTGLPTQISPTVIPGSKAGRLIVLTGPSGVGKGTLMQLLLQRHPQLYLSISVTTRSPRPGEIHGKHYYFASREEFRQMVDRGELLEWAEFAGNCYGTPRQPVAEKIGEGKTAILEIELEGARQIRASFPEVLRIFILPPSMEELEQRLRSRGQDSEEAIARRLRRAQAEINAAGEFDYKVINDNREAALQEIEAILFPDSRQD; from the coding sequence ATGACGACAGGTTTGCCTACTCAAATTTCTCCTACCGTAATTCCAGGCTCGAAGGCTGGTCGGTTGATTGTACTCACAGGTCCTAGTGGCGTAGGCAAAGGTACGCTCATGCAATTGCTTTTGCAGCGTCACCCCCAGCTTTACCTGTCAATTTCAGTCACGACGCGCAGCCCTCGCCCTGGAGAAATTCACGGCAAACATTATTACTTCGCGAGCCGTGAAGAATTTCGACAAATGGTCGATCGCGGCGAATTACTAGAATGGGCTGAATTTGCAGGTAACTGCTACGGGACTCCTCGTCAACCAGTGGCAGAAAAGATCGGCGAGGGAAAAACTGCCATCTTAGAAATTGAATTAGAAGGAGCAAGACAAATCCGCGCTTCTTTTCCTGAAGTGCTACGCATTTTTATCTTACCACCTTCAATGGAAGAACTAGAGCAACGCTTGCGCAGTCGCGGTCAAGATTCAGAAGAGGCGATCGCTCGTCGTCTGCGCCGCGCTCAAGCCGAAATTAATGCTGCTGGTGAATTCGATTACAAAGTCATCAACGATAATCGGGAAGCGGCACTGCAAGAAATAGAAGCTATTTTATTTCCCGATTCTAGGCAAGATTAA
- a CDS encoding photosystem I reaction center subunit XI, whose product MAQAIDASKNRPGDPRNQEVVFPAGRDPQNSNLETPVNSSGLVKWFINNLPAYRPGITDMRRGLEVGMAHGYWVLGPFTKLGPLRDTDVANIAGLISTLGMVAIMTATMALYSASNPPQPVATTTTGGQVPSTFKSPESWNNYISGFLIGGVGGAVFAYFVLTNIAIIKNVFGGLFS is encoded by the coding sequence ATGGCGCAAGCAATAGATGCATCTAAAAATAGACCCGGCGATCCTAGAAATCAAGAAGTTGTCTTTCCTGCTGGGCGCGATCCTCAGAATAGTAACTTAGAAACACCAGTAAATTCTTCCGGCTTGGTGAAGTGGTTTATTAATAACTTACCCGCCTATCGCCCAGGTATTACCGACATGCGGCGAGGTTTGGAAGTTGGGATGGCACATGGCTATTGGGTACTCGGACCCTTTACTAAGCTAGGTCCGTTACGCGATACAGATGTTGCCAACATTGCTGGATTGATCAGTACTTTAGGTATGGTGGCAATCATGACTGCTACTATGGCTTTGTATTCTGCTAGCAATCCACCTCAACCTGTTGCTACTACTACCACTGGTGGTCAAGTTCCTTCTACTTTCAAATCACCAGAAAGCTGGAACAACTATATTAGTGGCTTCTTGATTGGAGGCGTTGGTGGCGCGGTGTTTGCCTACTTCGTGCTAACAAATATAGCTATCATCAAGAACGTTTTTGGTGGGCTATTTTCATAA
- a CDS encoding photosystem I reaction centre subunit IX / PsaJ, with product MQKQNENEQKHYLQRYLSLAPVLAVVAVSVAFTTWAIFNYFFPDLLFHPMP from the coding sequence ATGCAAAAACAGAACGAGAACGAACAAAAACACTATCTTCAGAGGTATCTTTCCTTAGCTCCAGTGCTGGCTGTGGTTGCTGTATCTGTGGCTTTCACGACTTGGGCAATTTTTAACTACTTTTTTCCTGACTTACTTTTTCACCCAATGCCGTGA
- a CDS encoding photosystem I reaction centre subunit IX / PsaJ codes for MQQKYFLQYLSLAPVLLFAWLAETAVWLIVFNYFFPDLLFHPLP; via the coding sequence ATGCAACAAAAATATTTTCTGCAATATCTTTCTCTCGCACCAGTTTTGCTATTTGCATGGCTGGCTGAAACAGCTGTGTGGTTAATTGTGTTTAACTACTTCTTCCCCGATCTTCTCTTCCATCCCTTGCCATAA
- a CDS encoding photosystem I reaction center protein PsaF subunit III: MRRLFALILVIGGLWFTFAPPAQAQQVNLVRCSDSPAFVQRAQAARNTTADPQSGEKRFERYAQAMCGPEGLPHLVVDGRLDRAGDFLIPSIMFLYIAGQIGWAGRAYLQATKKKYASETEIKEVIIDVPLAFQSMVSAFAWPLAAVKELLSGELTAKDEEIPISPR, translated from the coding sequence ATGCGTCGATTGTTTGCGCTGATCTTAGTTATTGGTGGACTGTGGTTTACATTTGCTCCACCAGCTCAAGCACAGCAAGTTAATTTAGTACGTTGCAGTGACTCTCCTGCATTTGTTCAACGGGCACAAGCAGCCCGCAATACAACTGCCGATCCGCAATCGGGTGAAAAGCGGTTTGAGCGGTACGCTCAAGCAATGTGTGGTCCTGAAGGTCTACCCCACCTGGTTGTTGATGGTCGTCTCGATCGCGCTGGCGATTTTTTAATTCCTAGCATTATGTTTCTCTACATTGCCGGTCAGATCGGCTGGGCGGGGCGTGCCTATCTGCAAGCCACCAAGAAAAAGTATGCTAGTGAAACCGAAATCAAAGAAGTCATCATTGATGTTCCCTTAGCATTTCAGAGCATGGTGTCAGCGTTTGCTTGGCCCCTAGCCGCCGTGAAAGAGTTGCTCTCAGGCGAACTCACTGCTAAAGACGAAGAAATCCCCATTTCTCCGCGCTAA
- the tsaD gene encoding tRNA (adenosine(37)-N6)-threonylcarbamoyltransferase complex transferase subunit TsaD: protein MATVLAIETSCDETAVAIVKNRQVCSSVVNSQILVHSQYGGVVPEVASRQHLEIINQAIALALEQAEMNWLDLDGIAATCAPGLVGALMVGITAAKTLALIHQKPFLGVHHLEGHIYANYLSEPSLQPPFLCLLVSGGHTSSIYVKDCGVYETLGETRDDAAGEAFDKVARLLQLGYPGGPIIDKLAQTGNAQAFSLPEGNISRSQGGYHPYDSSFSGLKTAVLRLVRQLEQNGAVPVADVAASFQETVARSLTKRAIACARDYGLETIAVGGGVAANSSLRKHLQVAAASHNLRVLFPPLKLCTDNAAMIGCAAADHLNRGHTSPLTLGVQSRLSLRDVMQLYSVNN, encoded by the coding sequence ATGGCTACAGTTTTAGCGATAGAAACAAGTTGTGATGAAACTGCGGTGGCGATTGTTAAGAATCGTCAAGTTTGTAGCAGTGTTGTTAACTCCCAGATCTTAGTACATAGTCAGTATGGGGGAGTTGTACCAGAGGTTGCTTCGCGCCAGCATTTAGAAATTATCAATCAGGCGATCGCCCTAGCTCTAGAGCAAGCTGAAATGAACTGGCTAGATCTGGATGGGATTGCGGCGACTTGCGCGCCTGGCTTGGTTGGTGCTTTGATGGTGGGCATCACGGCAGCAAAAACTTTAGCATTAATCCATCAAAAGCCTTTTTTGGGCGTACATCACCTAGAAGGGCATATTTACGCTAACTACTTGAGCGAACCAAGTTTGCAACCGCCTTTTTTGTGCTTGTTAGTTTCTGGCGGACACACTAGCTCGATCTACGTTAAAGATTGCGGCGTGTACGAGACATTAGGTGAAACCCGCGATGATGCGGCTGGAGAAGCCTTTGATAAAGTTGCACGGCTCTTGCAATTGGGATATCCTGGCGGTCCCATCATTGACAAATTGGCACAGACAGGTAATGCTCAAGCTTTTTCCTTGCCAGAGGGAAATATTTCTCGATCGCAGGGTGGTTATCATCCCTATGATTCGAGTTTTAGCGGCTTGAAAACAGCAGTACTGCGATTGGTAAGACAGTTAGAGCAGAATGGTGCTGTACCAGTGGCAGATGTAGCGGCAAGTTTTCAGGAAACAGTAGCGCGATCGCTAACTAAACGGGCGATCGCTTGCGCTCGTGACTATGGCTTAGAAACTATCGCTGTAGGTGGTGGAGTTGCAGCCAACAGCAGCCTCAGAAAACACCTGCAAGTAGCAGCAGCCAGTCATAATCTGCGCGTGTTATTTCCGCCTTTAAAGCTCTGTACTGATAACGCTGCCATGATTGGTTGTGCTGCTGCCGACCATCTTAACCGAGGGCATACCTCACCCTTAACTTTGGGCGTGCAGTCGCGTTTATCACTTAGAGATGTGATGCAACTGTATTCAGTTAACAATTGA
- a CDS encoding inorganic phosphate transporter yields MILFLVALLSFYVAWNLGANDVANAMGTSVGSKAVTLRQALVIAGTLEFTGAVLFGHEVSETLATKIFNPALFISQPEVLLVGMISVLLAGGAWLQIATSQGLPVSSSHAIVGAIAGFSACAIGWEAIDWASIGKITFAWVITPIVSGAIASAFYSQVRRWILTQPDPLKQLDEWIPWLSVASIGIFGVIVLPTVSHPIYTLLTQHWGLQLPPRDLPLGLGAIASVSLTFCGWRQLAKSKVQSQKLALEQSEGSKVVPTPDSLVEKQLARFQLLSACFVAFAHGSNDVGNAIAPLAAITYIIRTASVPVDGIAIPLWILVLGGAGIVAGLAVWGKKVIATIGEGIIPLQPSGGFCAELATATTILLASRLGLPVSTSHALVGGVVGVGLVRNWKTIQFQTVRGIAAAWIITVPISAVLGASIFAIARLIFL; encoded by the coding sequence ATGATTCTTTTTTTAGTTGCGCTCCTATCCTTCTACGTTGCTTGGAACTTAGGCGCAAATGATGTTGCTAATGCGATGGGAACCTCTGTCGGGTCTAAAGCTGTGACTTTGCGTCAAGCATTAGTCATTGCAGGGACTCTAGAATTTACAGGTGCGGTGCTGTTTGGACATGAAGTTTCAGAAACTCTAGCAACCAAAATTTTCAATCCTGCCCTATTCATTTCTCAGCCAGAAGTATTGTTAGTAGGCATGATATCAGTTCTACTAGCTGGGGGAGCGTGGTTGCAAATCGCGACATCACAGGGCTTACCCGTGTCCTCTTCTCATGCAATTGTAGGAGCGATCGCGGGTTTTAGTGCTTGCGCGATCGGATGGGAAGCAATAGACTGGGCATCAATCGGTAAAATCACTTTTGCCTGGGTGATTACGCCGATAGTCAGCGGTGCGATCGCCTCTGCATTTTACAGTCAGGTAAGACGCTGGATTTTGACTCAACCCGATCCTCTCAAACAGCTAGACGAGTGGATTCCTTGGTTAAGTGTGGCGTCGATCGGTATTTTTGGTGTTATCGTCCTACCTACTGTCAGTCATCCAATATATACTTTGCTAACTCAACATTGGGGTTTACAACTTCCACCCCGCGATTTACCTTTAGGGCTAGGAGCGATCGCCTCTGTATCTCTAACTTTCTGTGGTTGGAGACAACTAGCAAAGTCAAAAGTTCAAAGTCAAAAGCTTGCCCTCGAACAAAGTGAAGGGTCAAAAGTAGTTCCGACTCCCGACTCCCTTGTAGAAAAACAACTCGCACGCTTCCAATTATTGAGTGCTTGTTTCGTCGCTTTCGCACACGGTTCTAACGATGTCGGGAATGCGATCGCACCTTTAGCAGCAATCACTTATATTATTCGTACTGCTAGTGTCCCTGTAGATGGCATCGCGATTCCGTTATGGATTCTCGTACTTGGCGGTGCTGGTATTGTTGCAGGTTTAGCTGTTTGGGGTAAAAAAGTCATCGCCACCATCGGCGAGGGAATTATTCCCTTACAACCCAGTGGCGGCTTCTGTGCTGAATTAGCTACGGCAACAACAATTTTACTGGCTTCGCGCCTGGGTTTACCCGTTTCTACATCCCATGCTCTAGTTGGTGGTGTCGTGGGAGTTGGTTTAGTCAGAAATTGGAAAACAATTCAGTTCCAAACTGTGCGAGGAATTGCCGCAGCTTGGATTATTACGGTGCCGATAAGTGCAGTTTTGGGTGCTAGCATCTTTGCGATTGCACGTCTAATCTTCCTCTAG
- the rpmB gene encoding 50S ribosomal protein L28, producing MSRKCMLTGRKANNGYAISHSHRRTKKVQEANLQWKRVWWEEGNRWVRLKLSTKAIKTLNIKGLSTMAKEAGINLNHY from the coding sequence ATGTCCCGTAAATGTATGCTCACAGGCAGAAAGGCAAACAATGGTTATGCCATTTCCCACTCTCACCGCCGGACTAAAAAAGTGCAAGAAGCCAACTTGCAGTGGAAACGGGTTTGGTGGGAAGAAGGTAATCGCTGGGTGAGACTGAAGCTTTCGACTAAAGCAATCAAAACCCTCAACATCAAAGGCTTGTCAACAATGGCAAAAGAAGCCGGAATCAACCTCAACCATTATTAA